The Eublepharis macularius isolate TG4126 chromosome 8, MPM_Emac_v1.0, whole genome shotgun sequence genome contains a region encoding:
- the ESM1 gene encoding endothelial cell-specific molecule 1 has product MKSFLVFLLLLVPMHVGSTWSRKYAVDCPEPCESAECKSLLHCKRTVLDDCGCCRVCAAALGETCYRTVSGMDGVKCGPGLKCQFYSEEDDFGDEFGICKECPYGTYGLECRRTCNCQSGICDRVTGRCLKFSFFQLVASKPPNRQKLISHTENDMASGDGNSVKEDVAKEKVVRSPIMKWLNPR; this is encoded by the exons ATGAAGAGTTTTCTAGTCTTCCTTCTGCTACTGGTACCCATGCACGTTGGATCTACCTGGAGCAGGAAATATGCAGTAGACTGCCCCGAGCCTTGCGAGAGCGCTGAATGTAAGAGCCTTCTGCACTGTAAACGGACAGTCCTGGATGACTGCGGCTGCTGCAGGGTATGTGCTGCAGCGTTGGGGGAGACTTGCTACCGGACTGTCTCGGGGATGGATGGAGTCAAATGCGGCCCTGGACTGAAGTGCCAGTTTTATTCTGAAGAAGATGACTTTGGTGATGAGTTTGGTATCTGCAAAG AGTGTCCTTACGGCACCTATGGACTAGAATGCAGGCGAACATGCAATTGCCAGTCTGGAATATGCGACCGAGTAACTGGAAGGTGTTTAAAGTTTTCATTTTTCCAACTGGTAGCATCGAAGCCTCCGAACAGACAGAAATTAATTTCACATACAG AGAATGACATGGCATCTGGTGATGGAAATTCTGTAAAAGAGGATGTTGCCAAAGAGAAAGTTGTTCGATCACCAATAATGAAATGGTTAAATCCTCGTTGA
- the LOC129334791 gene encoding granzyme A-like: MRPYMALIRGHDVCGGILITPRWVLTAAHCSLALNTRVILGAHYFYEIERSQQHFKIAKSIRFPYYNYSTHEHDMMLLQLQGRAKLNRYVRVIPLPTDYDDVKAGTSCLIAGWGITYNGDQNPSDTLREVIVTVIERSVCNDKNHYNHNPFITLDMLCAGDQKGGKDACRGDSGGPLICNGELRGIIAIGIKEKCGTIQYPGIYTLLTEQHLLWINYITRHDL; the protein is encoded by the exons ATGAGACCATATATGGCCCTAATCAGAGGACATGACGTTTGTGGAGGAATTTTGATCACACCAAGATGGGTGTTAACAGCAGCTCATTGCTCTCT GGCCTTGAATACTAGAGTTATTCTTGGAGCTCATTACTTTTATGAAATAGAGAGAAgtcagcaacattttaaaattgctaAATCGATTCGTTTTCCATATTATAACTACAGCACACATGAACATGACATGATGCTTCTACAG cttcaAGGCAGAGCAAAGCTTAATCGATACGTGAGGGTCATTCCACTTCCTACAGATTATGATGATGTCAAAGCAGGCACATCATGTTTAATAGCTGGATGGGGCATTACTTACAATGGAGACCAAAACCCATCTGATACACTGCGCGAAGTTATTGTCACTGTCATTGAGAGAAGCGTCTGCAATGACAAGAATCACTACAATCACAATCCTTTTATCACACTGGACATGCTGTGTGCTGGTGATCAGAAAGGAGGGAAGGATGCATGTAGG GGTGACTCTGGTGGTCCTCTGATATGCAATGGAGAACTAAGAGGCATCATAGCCATTGGTATTAAAGAGAAATGTGGCACAATCCAGTACCCAGGCATCTACACTCTCCTTACCGAGCAGCATCTCTTATGGATAAATTACATCACAAGGCATGATTTATAG